The genomic window GGGGCCGCTGACCACGGTGCGCTGCAAGCCGGCCGTGCCTTTCGGCGGGATCTACCGCATCATCGACCTCACCCTCTCCAACTGCATCAACTCCGGCCTGCGCCGCATCTTCGTGCTCACCCAGTACGTGCCCGCCTCCCTCAACCGCCATCTGCGCGAAGGCTGGCGCTTCATCAGCCGGCCCACCCTGGGCGAGTACGTGGAGTCCTTGGCCCCGCAGTTCCGCGTGGGCGAGGAGTCCTTCCGGGGCTCGGCCGACGCCCTCTACCAGAACCTGACCACGCTCGAGCAGGAGGACGCCGAGGTGGCCCTGGTGCTCTCGGGCGACCACATCTACAAGATGGACTACCGGCCCATGCTGGACTTCCACGTGCAGACCGGCGCGGACATGACCATCGGCGCGGTCGAGGTCCCCAAGTCCCAGTCCAAGTCCTTCGGCATCTTCGAGGTGGACACCACCTCCAAGGTCATCGGCTTCCAGGAGAAGCCGGAGGAGCCCAAGACTTTGCCCGGACACCCGGAGCTGTGCCTGGCCTCCATGGGCATCTACGCTTTCCGCATCTCGGCTCTGCGCAAGGCCCTGGAGGCCAGCAACGCGGACCCGGAGAGCACGTACGACATCGGCAAGGACATCGTCTGGCGCATGATGCGCGGCGGGCCGGTCATGGCCTACCAGTTCGTGGACATGAACAAGAAGTCCTCCAAGTACTGGCGCGACGTGGGCACCGTCGACGCCTACTGGTCGGCCAACATGGACTTGGTCAACGTGGACCCGGACTTCAACCTCTACGACCGCAACTGGCCCATCTTCACCACTCAAGTCGTGGCCCCGCCGGCCAAGTTCGTCTTCTCCGAGGGCGGCGACGGCCGCGTGGGCACGGCCACGGATTCGGTGATCTCGCCCGGCACCATCCTCAGCGGCGGCCGGGTGCACCGCTCCGTGGT from Elusimicrobiota bacterium includes these protein-coding regions:
- the glgC gene encoding glucose-1-phosphate adenylyltransferase — protein: MIGSYNRWTLVVLLAGGKGERLGPLTTVRCKPAVPFGGIYRIIDLTLSNCINSGLRRIFVLTQYVPASLNRHLREGWRFISRPTLGEYVESLAPQFRVGEESFRGSADALYQNLTTLEQEDAEVALVLSGDHIYKMDYRPMLDFHVQTGADMTIGAVEVPKSQSKSFGIFEVDTTSKVIGFQEKPEEPKTLPGHPELCLASMGIYAFRISALRKALEASNADPESTYDIGKDIVWRMMRGGPVMAYQFVDMNKKSSKYWRDVGTVDAYWSANMDLVNVDPDFNLYDRNWPIFTTQVVAPPAKFVFSEGGDGRVGTATDSVISPGTILSGGRVHRSVVGPFCRINSFARVEESILFDNVDVGRRAVIRRAIIDKDVRIPEGVQIGVKPEEDRKRFYVSPGGIVVIAKGDVIQA